The region CTGGAACTCTTGCTGCTCAGATTGCAGGCCTTTCCGCTCGTACTTGGAGTGCCACTTCATTTGGAGGTAGGACAGGGATCTCCACGGAGGCAGGGGCATGGAGTTCTGCTTCAGGGACCATTTCGCCGCGTCGACCATCACGTTCAGGAACTGCTTCAGTCTTGGAAGGGTGCCGACGTAGACCACCGGGAGCGAGTCCAGCAGGGTGCCGTAAGGATCGACTGCTCTGGCTATTTCAAAGTGGCTCCTGAAGTCGATGTCGATGATCAGACGCTCTGGACCCGTCAGGTCGTTGTCTATTATGACATCAATGTACTCATGGTCACCTGGTTGGCAAAACAATAAACAGCTCAGTCACACAGCTCAATTTCTCTAGAGAAAATTGAACAGCGCAAGTCGCCAAGCCTTGGTCTGGTGTGTTTACCTCCAGGTATCTTGTCGAACCCCTGCCATTTGGACACGCAGACGGCCGCGTCGTATCCCGAGTACCTCAGGAGCTTCACGAGTAGATGACGGATGCAGCTGCCAGTGCATTGACCTCTTACGAAATCCTGGAGCTCTGTCTCATGGATGGAGAACAGCAGCGAGTGAACCACGGAGAGCAGCTCGTTTTCCTTCTCGTCTCCAGCTTGCTTG is a window of Triticum urartu cultivar G1812 unplaced genomic scaffold, Tu2.1 TuUngrouped_contig_6949, whole genome shotgun sequence DNA encoding:
- the LOC125531305 gene encoding uncharacterized protein LOC125531305 (The sequence of the model RefSeq protein was modified relative to this genomic sequence to represent the inferred CDS: added 259 bases not found in genome assembly), which produces MMLVVKEFGALSPPAGAAAAARRWAPPSTARVSPRGGSPVGDLWLRTRGGGDGPGGSQHGSHESDMDLAMLVSDFLEGGGGSGGDSRGSSDGEPGGLHDLAHLADKISMYKQAGDEKENELLSVVHSLLFSIHETELQDFVRGQCTGSCIRHLLVKLLRYSGYDAAVCVSKWQGFDKIPGGDHEYIDVIIDNDLTGPERLIIDIDFRSHFEIARAVDPYGTLLDSLPVVYVGTLPRLKQFLNVMVDAAKWSLKQNSMPLPPWRSLSYLQMKWHSKYERKGLQSEQQEFQGASPSRTLCFGHLKRLKSSLRLELETGRLLMMPVMQAGTKRTAMYERRRRRSLLSF